The Lactuca sativa cultivar Salinas chromosome 2, Lsat_Salinas_v11, whole genome shotgun sequence genome includes a window with the following:
- the LOC111898572 gene encoding auxin efflux carrier component 5, which yields MIGLEDVYKVVAATVPLYVALLLGYGSVRWWHIFTHEQSNAINRFVCFFTLPLFTFEFTANIDPFNMNYRFIGADAISKVIIVIVLAFWARFSGKGSYSWSITSFSLCTLTNSLVVGVPLVRAMYGQEFVNLVVQGSVVQAIIWLTALLFVLEWRRSATTECSVNATNESKDLEGNPKLDVRKDEVTRASSYVSLLKVVSLKLAMNPNSYSCVIGIIWATISNRFNWPMPIMIEGSVLIMSRAGTGTAMFSMGLFMAQQEKLVACGTTMTVIAIVLKFFAGPAAMAICCIAVGLHGDVLRVAIIQAALPQSITSFIYAKEYGLHAEVLSTAVVFGMIVTLPILVGFYAALEFLH from the exons ATGATAGGGCTAGAGGATGTTTATAAAGTGGTCGCAGCCACAGTGCCCCTCTATGTTGCTTTACTTCTGGGCTATGGTTCGGTGAGGTGGTGGCATATTTTTACACACGAACAATCCAATGCTATTAACCGATTCGTATGCTTCTTCACCCTTCCCCTCTTCACTTTTGAGTTCACAGCCAACATCGACCCTTTCAACATGAACTATCGTTTCATAGGTGCTGACGCTATCTCCAAAGTTATCATTGTGATTGTTCTTGCATTTTGGGCGAGGTTTAGTGGCAAAGGAAGCTACTCTTGGTCCATAACAAGTTTCTCTCTATGTACTTTGACAAACTCTCTTGTTGTAGGAGTACCATTGGTTAGGGCTATGTATGGTCAAGAATTTGTTAACCTTGTTGTACAGGGATCGGTTGTCCAAGCGATCATTTGGCTCACTGCTCTCTTGTTTGTGTTAGAATGGAGAAGATCAGCGACAACCGAGTGTTCTGTCAATGCAACTAATGAATCCAAGGATTTGGAAGGAAACCCAAAATTGGATGTTCGTAAAGATGAAGTTACTAGAGCATCATCGTATGTGTCGTTATTGAAAGTCGTCTCTTTGAAACTAGCTATGAACCCTAATTCATATTCTTGTGTCATCGGCATCATTTGGGCAACCATATCGAACAG GTTTAACTGGCCAATGCCAATCATGATTGAAGGTTCGGTATTGATCATGTCTAGGGCTGGAACAGGAACTGCAATGTTTAGCATGG GTTTGTTCATGGCACAGCAGGAGAAACTAGTTGCATGTGGAACGACGATGACGGTGATTGCTATTGTTCTCAAGTTTTTCGCCGGACCCGCCGCTATGGCTATCTGTTGCATCGCCGTCGGTCTGCATGGGGATGTTTTACGTGTTGCTATCATTCAG GCTGCCTTACCTCAATCCATCACCTCATTCATATACGCAAAAGAATATGGATTGCATGCGGAAGTACTTAGTACTGC GGTTGTCTTTGGTATGATTGTGACTCTCCCAATTTTGGTTGGCTTCTATGCTGCCTTGGAATTTCTACATTGA